From a single Nocardioides sp. dk884 genomic region:
- a CDS encoding LLM class flavin-dependent oxidoreductase, whose translation MQIGIFTVGDVTMDPTTGRTPTEHERIKATVAIARKAEEIGLDVFATGEHHNPPFIASNPTATLAYIGALTERIILSTATTLITTTDPVLIAEDYAKIQHLTDGRVDLMMGRGNTGPVYPWFGKDIRQGINLAIENYALLRRLWGEDVVSWEGRFRTPLQGYTSTPRPLGGVAPFVWHGSIRSPEIAEQAAYYGDGFFHNHIFWPAGHTQQMVDLYRRRWEHYGHGPADTAIVGLGGQFFMRRNSQDAVAEFRPYFDNAPVYGHGPSLEDFTEATPLTVGSPQQVLERTLSFREYAGHYQRQLFLLDHAGLPLKTVLEQLDLLGEILPEMRRGFAEGRPAHVPDAPTHATLVAKAGGASDSTVYAPADAATGHRAEDAEGVRS comes from the coding sequence ATGCAGATCGGCATCTTCACCGTCGGCGACGTCACGATGGACCCCACGACCGGCCGGACGCCGACCGAGCACGAGCGGATCAAGGCCACCGTCGCCATCGCCCGCAAGGCCGAGGAGATCGGCCTGGACGTCTTCGCCACCGGTGAGCACCACAACCCGCCGTTCATCGCCTCGAACCCCACCGCCACGCTGGCCTACATCGGCGCGCTGACCGAGCGGATCATCCTCTCGACGGCGACCACGCTGATCACCACCACGGACCCGGTGCTGATCGCGGAGGACTACGCCAAGATCCAGCACCTCACCGACGGTCGTGTCGACCTGATGATGGGGCGCGGCAACACCGGGCCGGTGTATCCGTGGTTCGGCAAGGACATCCGCCAGGGGATCAACCTCGCGATCGAGAACTACGCGCTGCTGCGGCGGCTGTGGGGCGAGGACGTGGTCAGCTGGGAGGGCCGCTTCCGCACGCCGCTGCAGGGCTACACCTCCACGCCGCGCCCGTTGGGCGGGGTCGCGCCGTTCGTGTGGCACGGCTCGATCCGCAGCCCGGAGATCGCCGAGCAGGCGGCCTACTACGGAGACGGGTTCTTCCACAACCACATCTTCTGGCCGGCCGGGCACACCCAGCAGATGGTCGACCTGTACCGCCGCCGCTGGGAGCACTACGGCCACGGCCCGGCGGACACCGCGATCGTCGGCCTCGGCGGGCAGTTCTTCATGCGGCGCAACAGCCAGGACGCGGTCGCGGAGTTCCGTCCGTACTTCGACAACGCCCCGGTCTATGGCCACGGGCCGTCGCTGGAGGACTTCACCGAGGCCACGCCGCTGACCGTCGGCTCCCCGCAGCAGGTGCTCGAGCGCACCCTGTCGTTCCGGGAGTACGCCGGGCACTACCAGCGTCAGCTGTTCCTGCTCGACCACGCCGGGCTGCCCCTGAAGACGGTGCTGGAGCAGCTGGACCTGCTCGGCGAGATCCTGCCGGAGATGCGCCGCGGCTTCGCCGAGGGTCGTCCCGCGCACGTCCCGGACGCCCCGACCCACGCGACGCTGGTCGCGAAGGCAGGCGGCGCGAGCGACTCCACTGTCTACGCGCCCGCCGACGCGGCCACGGGGCACCGGGCCGAGGACGCCGAGGGGGTGCGCTCGTGA
- a CDS encoding condensation domain-containing protein, with product MRVTTADAWELRPGTVLAWRVAAPLGAGTPVDLSPDQRNHLEAAAAGEPAVWITAAFDVDGPIDPGALEAAFRDLVARHGTLQCTASVSDGVASARRHDPATLDWRRRVVASTTTTAETQALVRDLLDAGCDPLNGPALLPAAVSRPDRSTVVLGLDHLHTDATSVAVVVEDLHALYEARRRGGAAAVLPVAGCFVAACAAAAPVAPTDPRLAAWHAVLDGLDHRLPTFPLDLGIAPGERAPQAGVLVPLLDGAAADALDRAARAAGASTCAATLGAFAGAVAGRGGPSDLPVLLPVSTRRTPAEQRAVGWFTATVPLVLRADAAPGETARDLRAARELAGVPLDQVLATLPAPLVRARGDVFMVSWLDYRRLPGHGRARARVAHHVSATTRADDLQLWLSRTDAGLALRARIPATAAARATLDGVVEAWRHRLVALARTPEYLYAAGGSEV from the coding sequence ATGCGGGTCACGACCGCTGACGCGTGGGAGCTGCGACCCGGCACCGTGCTCGCCTGGCGGGTCGCGGCACCGCTCGGCGCGGGCACGCCGGTCGACCTCTCACCCGACCAGCGCAACCACCTCGAGGCGGCGGCAGCAGGGGAGCCCGCGGTGTGGATCACCGCCGCGTTCGACGTGGACGGACCGATCGATCCGGGGGCGCTCGAGGCAGCCTTCCGCGACCTCGTGGCGCGCCACGGCACGCTGCAGTGCACCGCGTCGGTGAGCGACGGGGTCGCGAGCGCCCGCCGTCACGACCCCGCGACGCTGGACTGGCGCCGCCGGGTGGTCGCGAGCACCACGACGACCGCCGAGACCCAGGCCCTGGTGCGTGACCTACTCGACGCCGGCTGCGACCCGCTGAACGGCCCTGCGCTGCTGCCCGCGGCCGTCTCCCGCCCGGACCGCTCCACCGTCGTCCTGGGCCTGGACCACCTGCACACCGATGCCACCTCGGTCGCGGTGGTCGTCGAGGACCTGCACGCCCTCTACGAGGCCCGGCGCCGGGGCGGCGCAGCGGCAGTGCTGCCCGTCGCCGGGTGCTTCGTGGCGGCGTGCGCGGCGGCGGCGCCCGTGGCGCCGACGGACCCGCGCCTCGCCGCCTGGCACGCGGTGCTCGACGGTCTGGACCACCGGCTGCCGACGTTCCCGCTCGACCTCGGGATCGCGCCCGGCGAGCGGGCGCCCCAGGCGGGCGTGCTCGTGCCCCTGCTCGACGGCGCGGCCGCCGATGCCCTGGACCGGGCGGCGCGCGCGGCGGGGGCCTCGACCTGTGCGGCCACGCTCGGCGCGTTCGCGGGCGCCGTCGCCGGCCGCGGTGGTCCCTCCGACCTGCCGGTGCTGCTGCCGGTCAGCACCCGTCGTACGCCGGCGGAGCAGCGCGCCGTCGGCTGGTTCACCGCGACCGTGCCGCTCGTGCTGCGCGCCGACGCCGCGCCGGGTGAGACCGCGCGAGACCTGCGGGCCGCGCGGGAGCTCGCCGGCGTACCGCTGGACCAGGTGCTCGCGACGCTGCCGGCCCCGCTGGTGCGCGCCCGCGGCGACGTGTTCATGGTGTCCTGGCTGGACTACCGGCGCCTGCCGGGGCACGGTCGGGCGCGTGCGCGGGTGGCCCACCACGTGTCGGCGACGACCCGGGCCGACGACCTCCAGCTCTGGCTCTCCCGCACGGACGCCGGTCTCGCCCTGCGCGCCCGGATCCCGGCGACCGCCGCCGCCCGCGCCACCCTGGACGGGGTGGTCGAGGCGTGGCGGCATCGGCTGGTCGCCCTGGCTCGGACGCCGGAATACCTGTACGCCGCCGGTGGTTCTGAGGTGTAA
- a CDS encoding condensation domain-containing protein — translation MILAGVEEWRPEPGRVLVWGPTPASTAAAAAAPVSPGPPSYLQVDHLAAYAGLAARGGQHRAWTGVATVLDGALDRDALGRALERFVARHEGLRTWFDLSGTEPVRHLLEPGDVELDVEVAERTGRAPAGEDWHAALHTMLTDLFTERCRPDAWPGWSLVTVEGPGSFGLAWGCDHAFTDGVSQVLLAGELGRLYDEERGAVDRADPTPGERPAGFVEHVRAERAAAKGLDSRSPEVVEWVESVARHGGRLPEFPLDLGLEPGETAPVRIRSTDLLDAEEVAALDRVCREAGARMTGAVFAALAETGRLLTGREDHLAVTVLSTRRGPWTSSQGWFCTFAPVEVSTGAHPGFAALAATAQAAFERAKRLGAVPVPLVLETLVRSGTLAPDQLGSPQLVSYIDLRWFPDAGTPAHDNGVHFTGLGRTANASMWVNRDHERLYVVAQTPDTPRAQAAVTTYHGLLRAVLRAAARGERVGHPVLEEAHAGHDR, via the coding sequence ATGATCCTCGCCGGCGTCGAGGAATGGCGCCCCGAGCCGGGCCGGGTCCTGGTGTGGGGCCCGACCCCGGCCAGCACGGCCGCCGCGGCTGCGGCACCCGTGAGCCCCGGGCCGCCGTCGTACCTGCAGGTCGACCACCTCGCGGCGTACGCCGGCCTGGCCGCGCGCGGCGGTCAGCACCGGGCGTGGACCGGCGTCGCGACAGTGCTCGACGGCGCCCTCGACCGCGACGCGCTCGGGCGGGCGCTGGAGCGGTTCGTGGCGCGCCACGAGGGGCTGCGGACCTGGTTCGACCTCAGCGGCACCGAGCCGGTGCGCCACCTGCTCGAGCCCGGCGACGTCGAGCTGGACGTCGAGGTCGCCGAGCGCACCGGCCGCGCTCCGGCGGGGGAGGACTGGCATGCCGCCCTCCACACGATGCTCACCGACCTGTTCACCGAGCGCTGCCGCCCGGACGCCTGGCCCGGCTGGTCCCTCGTCACGGTCGAGGGTCCAGGCTCCTTCGGGCTCGCCTGGGGCTGCGACCACGCGTTCACCGACGGCGTCTCCCAGGTGCTGCTCGCCGGCGAGCTCGGCCGGCTGTACGACGAGGAGCGCGGCGCCGTCGACCGCGCCGACCCGACGCCCGGGGAGCGGCCCGCGGGCTTCGTCGAGCATGTCCGCGCCGAGCGGGCGGCGGCGAAGGGACTCGACTCGCGATCGCCCGAGGTGGTGGAGTGGGTGGAGTCCGTCGCGCGCCACGGCGGCCGGCTGCCCGAGTTCCCGCTGGACCTCGGCCTGGAGCCGGGCGAGACCGCCCCGGTGCGCATCCGCAGCACCGACCTGCTCGATGCCGAGGAGGTCGCGGCGCTCGACCGGGTGTGCCGGGAGGCAGGCGCCCGGATGACCGGGGCCGTGTTCGCGGCGCTCGCGGAGACCGGCCGGCTCCTGACCGGTCGCGAGGACCACCTGGCGGTGACCGTGCTGAGCACCCGGCGTGGTCCGTGGACCTCGTCCCAGGGATGGTTCTGCACGTTCGCGCCGGTGGAGGTCAGCACCGGCGCCCACCCGGGCTTCGCCGCCCTGGCCGCGACCGCGCAGGCGGCGTTCGAGCGCGCCAAGCGGCTCGGCGCCGTACCGGTGCCGCTGGTGCTGGAGACCCTGGTGCGCTCGGGGACCCTGGCCCCCGACCAGCTCGGCAGCCCGCAGCTGGTCTCCTACATCGACCTGCGCTGGTTCCCCGACGCGGGCACGCCGGCGCACGACAACGGCGTCCACTTCACCGGGCTCGGGCGCACCGCCAACGCCTCGATGTGGGTCAACCGGGACCACGAGCGGCTCTACGTCGTCGCCCAGACCCCCGACACCCCCCGCGCCCAGGCGGCCGTGACGACCTACCACGGGCTGCTGCGGGCGGTGCTGCGCGCGGCGGCGCGGGGCGAGCGGGTCGGCCACCCGGTCCTGGAGGAGGCACATGCGGGTCACGACCGCTGA